In Streptomyces sp. SID8374, one genomic interval encodes:
- a CDS encoding quinone-dependent dihydroorotate dehydrogenase — translation MYKFFFRLVFKRMDPEQAHYTAFRWIRLVARIPVLRTFVAAALAPRYKELRTEAFGLRMHGPFGLAAGFDKNAVAIDGMAMLGFDHIEIGTVTGEPQPGNPKQRLFRLVADRALINRMGFNNEGSVAVAARLASRNPVFRTTVGVNIGKTKVVPEAEAAADYVKSTEALAAHADYLVVNVSSPNTPGLRNLQATESLRPLLTAVREAADRTVTTRRVPLLVKIAPDLADEDVDAVADLAVELGLDGIIATNTTIAREGLGLKSAPAQVAETGGLSGAPLKERSLAVLSRLYARVGTRITLVGVGGVESAEDAWQRILAGATLVQGYSAFIYEGPFYARAIHKGLAARLAASPYATLAEAVGAETRKKAAL, via the coding sequence ATGTACAAGTTCTTCTTCCGGCTGGTCTTCAAGCGGATGGACCCCGAGCAGGCGCACTACACCGCCTTCCGCTGGATCCGGCTGGTCGCCCGCATCCCCGTCCTGCGCACCTTCGTCGCCGCCGCTCTCGCGCCGCGCTACAAGGAGCTGCGCACCGAGGCGTTCGGCCTGCGGATGCACGGCCCCTTCGGGCTGGCGGCCGGGTTCGACAAGAACGCCGTCGCGATCGACGGCATGGCGATGCTCGGCTTCGACCACATCGAGATCGGCACCGTCACCGGCGAACCGCAGCCCGGCAACCCCAAGCAGCGCCTCTTCCGCCTCGTCGCGGACCGTGCGCTGATCAACCGCATGGGCTTCAACAACGAGGGCTCCGTCGCCGTCGCCGCCCGCCTCGCCTCCCGCAACCCGGTCTTCCGCACCACGGTCGGCGTCAACATCGGCAAGACCAAGGTCGTGCCGGAGGCCGAGGCCGCCGCCGACTACGTGAAGTCCACCGAGGCTCTGGCCGCCCACGCGGACTACCTGGTCGTCAACGTCTCCTCGCCCAACACGCCGGGCCTTCGCAATCTCCAGGCCACCGAGTCCCTGCGGCCCCTGCTGACCGCCGTCCGCGAGGCCGCCGACCGTACCGTCACCACCCGCCGCGTACCGCTGCTCGTCAAGATCGCGCCGGACCTCGCCGACGAGGACGTGGACGCGGTCGCCGACCTCGCCGTAGAGCTGGGTCTCGACGGGATCATCGCCACCAACACCACCATCGCCCGCGAAGGCCTCGGCCTGAAGTCCGCCCCCGCCCAGGTGGCCGAGACCGGCGGGCTCTCCGGCGCACCCCTCAAGGAGCGCTCCCTGGCGGTCCTGAGCCGCCTGTACGCCCGTGTCGGGACCCGGATCACCCTGGTGGGTGTCGGGGGCGTCGAGAGCGCCGAGGACGCCTGGCAGCGCATTCTGGCCGGTGCCACCCTCGTACAGGGCTACAGCGCCTTCATCTACGAGGGTCCCTTCTACGCACGCGCGATCCATAAGGGCCTCGCCGCCCGGCTCGCCGCGTCTCCCTACGCCACCCTCGCCGAAGCCGTCGGCGCCGAGACCCGGAAGAAGGCCGCCCTGTGA
- the carB gene encoding carbamoyl-phosphate synthase large subunit, producing MPKRSDIQSVLVIGSGPIVIGQAAEFDYSGTQACRVLKAEGLRVILVNSNPATIMTDPEIADATYVEPITPEFVEKIIAKERPDALLPTLGGQTALNTAISMHEQGVLEKYGVELIGANVEAINKGEDRDLFKGVVEAVKAKIGYGESARSVICHSMDDVIKGVDTLGGYPVVVRPSFTMGGAGSGFAHDEEELRRIAGQGLTLSPTTEVLLEESILGWKEYELELMRDKNDNVVVVCSIENFDPMGVHTGDSITVAPAMTLTDREYQRLRDVGIAIIREVGVDTGGCNIQFAIDPTDGRVIVIEMNPRVSRSSALASKATGFPIAKIAAKLAVGYTLDEIPNDITEKTPASFEPTLDYVVVKAPRFAFEKFPSADSTLTTTMKSVGEAMAIGRNFTEALQKALRSLEKKGSQFAFTGPTGDKKELLEEAVRPTDGRINTVMQAIRAGATQEEVFEATKIDPWFVDQLFLVKEYADELAAADKLEPELLAEAKRHGFSDAQIGEIRGLREDVVREVRHALGIRPVYKTVDTCAAEFAAKTPYFYSSYDEESEVAPRTKPAVIILGSGPNRIGQGIEFDYSCVHASFALSDAGYETVMVNCNPETVSTDYDTSDRLYFEPLTLEDVLEIVHAESLAGPIAGVIVQLGGQTPLGLAQALKDNGVPVVGTSPEAIHAAEDRGAFGQVLAEAGLPAPKHGTATTFAGAKAIADEIGYPVLVRPSYVLGGRGMEIVYDEARLASYISESTEISPTRPVLVDRFLDDAIEIDVDALYDGTELYLGGVMEHIEEAGIHSGDSACALPPITLGGFDIKRLRASTEAIARGVGVRGLINIQFALSGDILYVLEANPRASRTVPFTSKATAVPLAKAAARISLGATVAELRTEGLLPKTGDGGTLPLDAPISVKEAVMPWSRFRDIHGRGVDTVLGPEMRSTGEVMGIDSVFGTAYAKSQAGAYGPLPTTGRAFISVANRDKRSMIFPARELVAHGFELMATSGTAEVLKRNGINATIVRKQSEGEGPSGEKTIVQLIHDGQVDLIVNTPYGTGGRLDGYEIRTAAVARSVPCLTTVQALAAAVQGIDALNGGDVGVRSLQEHAEHLTATRD from the coding sequence GTGCCTAAGCGCTCCGATATCCAGTCCGTCCTGGTCATCGGCTCGGGTCCGATCGTCATCGGCCAGGCCGCCGAGTTCGACTATTCCGGTACCCAGGCCTGCCGCGTCCTGAAGGCGGAGGGGTTGCGGGTCATTCTGGTGAACTCCAACCCGGCCACGATCATGACCGACCCCGAGATCGCCGATGCCACCTATGTGGAGCCGATCACCCCGGAGTTCGTCGAGAAGATCATCGCGAAGGAGCGCCCTGACGCCCTCCTGCCCACCCTGGGCGGCCAGACCGCGCTGAACACGGCGATCTCCATGCACGAGCAGGGGGTGCTGGAGAAGTACGGTGTCGAACTGATCGGCGCGAATGTGGAGGCGATCAACAAGGGCGAGGACCGCGACCTGTTCAAGGGCGTCGTGGAGGCGGTGAAGGCGAAGATCGGCTACGGCGAGTCCGCCCGCTCGGTGATCTGCCACTCCATGGACGACGTCATCAAGGGCGTTGACACCCTCGGCGGCTACCCCGTCGTCGTGCGCCCCTCCTTCACCATGGGCGGCGCGGGCTCCGGCTTCGCCCACGACGAGGAGGAACTGCGCCGCATCGCCGGCCAGGGCCTCACCCTCTCTCCGACCACCGAGGTGCTCCTGGAGGAGTCGATCCTGGGGTGGAAGGAGTATGAGCTGGAGCTGATGCGGGACAAGAACGACAATGTCGTGGTCGTCTGTTCCATCGAGAACTTCGACCCCATGGGCGTCCACACCGGCGACTCCATCACCGTCGCCCCCGCCATGACCCTCACCGACCGCGAGTACCAGCGGCTCCGCGATGTGGGTATCGCGATCATCCGCGAGGTGGGCGTCGACACCGGTGGCTGCAACATCCAGTTCGCCATCGACCCCACCGACGGGCGGGTCATCGTGATCGAGATGAACCCGCGGGTTTCCCGCTCCTCCGCCCTCGCCTCCAAGGCCACCGGTTTCCCGATCGCCAAGATCGCCGCGAAGCTGGCGGTGGGGTACACGCTGGATGAGATTCCGAACGACATCACGGAGAAGACCCCGGCCTCGTTCGAGCCGACTCTCGACTATGTGGTGGTGAAGGCTCCGCGGTTCGCGTTCGAGAAGTTCCCCTCCGCCGACTCGACCCTGACGACGACGATGAAGTCGGTGGGCGAGGCGATGGCGATCGGCCGGAACTTCACCGAAGCCCTCCAGAAAGCGCTGCGCTCGCTGGAGAAGAAGGGCTCCCAGTTCGCCTTCACCGGCCCCACCGGGGACAAGAAGGAGTTGCTGGAAGAGGCCGTACGCCCCACGGACGGTCGGATCAACACCGTCATGCAGGCGATCCGGGCCGGTGCGACGCAGGAGGAGGTTTTCGAGGCGACGAAGATCGACCCCTGGTTCGTCGATCAGCTTTTCCTGGTCAAGGAGTACGCGGACGAGCTGGCCGCTGCGGACAAGCTGGAGCCTGAGCTGCTGGCCGAGGCGAAGCGGCACGGGTTCTCCGACGCCCAGATCGGTGAGATCCGCGGCCTGCGCGAGGATGTGGTGCGCGAGGTGCGGCATGCGCTGGGGATCCGGCCGGTGTACAAGACGGTGGATACGTGTGCGGCGGAGTTCGCGGCGAAGACGCCGTACTTCTACTCCTCCTACGACGAGGAGTCCGAGGTCGCCCCCCGCACCAAGCCCGCGGTGATCATTCTGGGGTCGGGGCCGAACCGGATCGGGCAGGGCATCGAGTTCGACTACTCCTGCGTCCACGCCTCCTTCGCGCTGTCGGATGCGGGGTACGAGACGGTGATGGTCAACTGCAACCCGGAGACGGTCTCCACGGACTACGACACCTCCGACCGGCTCTACTTCGAGCCGCTCACCCTGGAGGACGTCCTGGAGATCGTCCACGCCGAATCCCTGGCCGGTCCGATCGCCGGGGTCATCGTGCAGCTGGGTGGTCAGACGCCGCTGGGTCTGGCGCAGGCGCTGAAGGACAACGGGGTGCCCGTCGTCGGCACGTCCCCGGAGGCGATCCACGCGGCCGAGGACCGTGGCGCGTTCGGCCAGGTCCTCGCCGAGGCAGGGCTTCCGGCCCCGAAGCACGGGACGGCGACCACGTTCGCCGGGGCGAAGGCGATCGCGGACGAGATCGGCTACCCGGTCCTGGTCCGGCCGTCCTATGTGCTGGGCGGGCGGGGTATGGAGATCGTGTACGACGAGGCCCGCCTGGCCTCCTACATCTCCGAGTCCACCGAGATCAGCCCCACCCGCCCCGTCCTGGTCGACCGGTTCCTGGACGATGCGATCGAGATCGATGTCGATGCGTTGTACGACGGCACCGAGCTCTACCTGGGCGGTGTCATGGAACACATCGAAGAGGCCGGCATCCACTCCGGCGACTCCGCCTGTGCCCTGCCCCCGATCACTTTGGGCGGGTTCGACATCAAGCGGCTGCGCGCCTCCACCGAGGCCATCGCGCGTGGTGTCGGGGTGCGGGGGCTGATCAACATCCAGTTCGCGCTGTCCGGGGACATCCTCTACGTCCTGGAGGCCAACCCCCGCGCCTCGCGCACGGTTCCCTTCACCTCCAAGGCGACCGCTGTTCCCCTGGCCAAGGCCGCCGCCCGGATCTCCCTGGGCGCGACCGTCGCCGAACTCCGCACCGAAGGCCTCCTGCCCAAGACCGGTGACGGCGGCACCCTGCCGCTGGACGCGCCGATCTCCGTCAAGGAAGCCGTGATGCCCTGGTCGAGGTTCCGGGACATCCACGGGCGGGGTGTGGACACGGTGCTGGGGCCGGAGATGCGCTCCACCGGTGAGGTGATGGGTATCGACTCCGTCTTCGGGACCGCGTACGCCAAGTCGCAGGCCGGGGCCTACGGGCCGCTGCCCACCACCGGGCGGGCGTTCATCTCGGTGGCGAACCGGGACAAGCGCTCGATGATCTTCCCGGCGCGTGAGCTGGTCGCGCACGGGTTCGAGCTGATGGCCACCTCCGGCACCGCCGAGGTCCTCAAGCGCAACGGGATCAACGCCACCATCGTGCGCAAGCAGTCCGAAGGGGAGGGCCCGAGCGGGGAGAAGACGATCGTCCAGCTCATCCATGACGGGCAGGTCGACCTCATCGTCAACACCCCCTACGGCACCGGCGGCCGCCTCGACGGGTACGAGATCCGCACCGCCGCCGTCGCCCGCTCCGTCCCGTGCCTGACCACGGTCCAGGCACTCGCCGCGGCCGTCCAGGGCATCGACGCCCTCAACGGCGGCGACGTCGGCGTCCGCTCCCTCCAAGAACACGCCGAGCATCTGACGGCGACGCGCGACTAG
- the carA gene encoding glutamine-hydrolyzing carbamoyl-phosphate synthase small subunit has translation MTISTRGAQAPAVLVLEDGRVFHGRAYGAVGETFGEAVFSTGMTGYQETLTDPSYHRQVVVMTAPHVGNTGVNDEDPESARIWVSGYVVRDPARKPSNWRSQRTLDEELVAQGVVGISGVDTRALTRHLRERGAMRVGIFSGNAVADEGTLLARVRQAPEMTGADLSAEVATKEAYVVPAIGAKKFTVAAVDLGIKGMTPHRMAERGIEVHVLPATATLDEVYAVKPDGVFFSNGPGDPSTADHPVALMRGVLERSTPLFGICFGNQILGRALGFGTYKLKYGHRGINQPVQDRTTGKVEVTAHNHGFAVDAPLDKVSDTEFGRAEVSHVCLNDQVVEGLQLLDRPAFSVQYHPEAAAGPHDAAYLFDRFVSLMEGQRA, from the coding sequence ATGACGATCTCCACCCGGGGGGCCCAGGCTCCCGCCGTACTCGTCCTGGAGGACGGCCGTGTGTTCCACGGTCGTGCTTATGGGGCCGTGGGGGAGACCTTCGGTGAGGCGGTGTTCTCGACCGGGATGACCGGTTACCAGGAAACGCTGACTGACCCGTCGTATCACCGTCAGGTGGTGGTGATGACGGCCCCGCACGTGGGCAACACCGGTGTGAATGATGAGGATCCGGAGTCGGCGCGGATCTGGGTGTCGGGGTATGTGGTCCGTGACCCTGCGCGGAAGCCGTCCAACTGGCGCTCGCAGCGGACGCTGGACGAGGAGTTGGTGGCCCAGGGCGTCGTCGGGATCAGCGGCGTCGATACGCGTGCGCTGACCCGGCATCTGCGGGAGCGCGGGGCGATGCGGGTGGGCATCTTCTCGGGGAACGCGGTCGCGGATGAGGGGACGCTGCTGGCCCGCGTCCGTCAGGCCCCGGAGATGACGGGTGCGGACCTGTCGGCTGAGGTCGCCACCAAGGAGGCGTACGTCGTTCCCGCGATCGGGGCGAAGAAGTTCACGGTCGCGGCGGTGGATCTGGGGATCAAGGGGATGACGCCGCACCGGATGGCGGAGCGGGGTATCGAGGTGCATGTGCTGCCCGCGACGGCCACTTTGGATGAGGTGTATGCGGTCAAGCCGGATGGCGTCTTCTTCTCCAACGGCCCGGGCGACCCGTCGACCGCCGACCACCCGGTCGCTCTCATGCGGGGTGTCCTGGAGCGGTCCACGCCCCTTTTCGGCATCTGTTTCGGGAACCAGATCCTGGGACGGGCGCTGGGTTTTGGTACGTATAAGTTGAAGTACGGGCATCGGGGGATCAATCAGCCGGTGCAGGACCGCACCACGGGCAAGGTCGAGGTGACCGCGCACAACCATGGCTTCGCCGTCGACGCCCCCTTGGACAAGGTCTCCGACACGGAGTTCGGCCGCGCCGAGGTGTCCCATGTCTGCCTGAACGACCAGGTGGTGGAGGGTCTCCAGCTCCTGGACCGCCCCGCCTTCAGCGTGCAGTACCACCCGGAGGCGGCCGCCGGCCCGCACGATGCCGCGTATTTGTTCGATCGTTTCGTTTCTCTGATGGAGGGCCAGCGTGCCTAA
- a CDS encoding dihydroorotase: protein MSKILIRGARILGGEPQDVLIDGETVAEVGTGIEAPEGGTVVEAAGQILLPGLVDLHTHLREPGREDSETVLTGTRAAAAGGFTAVHAMANTFPVADTAGVVEQVWRLGKESGYCDVQPVGAVTVGLEGKQLAELGAMHDSAAGVKVFSDDGKCVDDAVIMRRALEYVKAFDGVVAQHAQEPRLTEGAQMNEGIVSAELGLGGWPAVAEESIIARDVLLAAHVGSRVHICHLSTAGSVEIVRWAKSKGWNVTAEVTPHHLLLTDELVRSYNPVYKVNPPLRTEADVMALREALADGTIDCVATDHAPHPHEDKDCEWAAAAMGMVGLETALSVVQQTMVDTGLIDWAGVADRMSFRPAAIGRLEGHGRPVSAGEPANLTLVDPAYRGAVDPAGFASRSRNTPYEGRELPGRVTHTFLRGRATVVDGKLA, encoded by the coding sequence ATGAGCAAGATCCTTATCCGCGGTGCGCGGATCCTCGGCGGCGAGCCGCAGGACGTGCTGATCGACGGCGAGACCGTCGCCGAGGTGGGCACCGGCATCGAAGCCCCCGAGGGCGGCACCGTCGTCGAGGCGGCGGGCCAGATCCTGCTGCCCGGCCTCGTCGACCTCCACACCCATCTGCGCGAGCCCGGCCGCGAGGACTCCGAGACCGTCCTCACCGGCACCCGGGCAGCGGCGGCGGGCGGCTTCACCGCCGTCCACGCCATGGCCAACACCTTCCCCGTCGCCGACACCGCCGGCGTCGTGGAGCAGGTCTGGCGCCTGGGCAAGGAGTCCGGCTACTGCGACGTCCAGCCCGTCGGCGCCGTCACCGTCGGGCTGGAGGGCAAGCAGCTCGCCGAGCTCGGCGCGATGCACGACTCGGCCGCGGGAGTGAAGGTCTTCTCCGACGACGGCAAGTGCGTCGACGACGCGGTCATCATGCGCCGCGCCCTGGAGTACGTGAAGGCCTTCGACGGCGTCGTCGCCCAGCACGCCCAGGAGCCCCGCCTCACCGAGGGCGCCCAGATGAACGAGGGCATCGTCTCCGCCGAACTCGGCCTCGGCGGCTGGCCCGCCGTCGCCGAGGAGTCGATCATCGCCCGCGACGTCCTCCTCGCCGCCCACGTCGGCTCCCGCGTCCACATCTGCCACCTCTCCACCGCCGGTTCCGTGGAGATCGTCCGCTGGGCCAAGTCCAAGGGCTGGAACGTCACGGCCGAGGTCACCCCGCACCACCTCCTCCTCACCGACGAGCTGGTCCGCTCGTACAACCCGGTCTACAAGGTGAACCCGCCGCTGCGCACCGAGGCCGACGTCATGGCCCTGCGCGAGGCGCTCGCCGACGGCACCATCGACTGCGTCGCCACCGACCACGCCCCGCACCCGCACGAGGACAAGGACTGCGAGTGGGCGGCGGCCGCCATGGGCATGGTGGGCCTGGAGACCGCGCTCTCCGTCGTCCAGCAGACGATGGTGGACACCGGCCTGATCGACTGGGCGGGCGTCGCCGACCGCATGTCGTTCCGCCCCGCGGCCATCGGCCGCCTCGAAGGACACGGCCGCCCCGTCTCGGCGGGTGAGCCCGCCAACCTCACGCTGGTCGATCCGGCATACCGTGGAGCCGTGGACCCCGCGGGCTTCGCGTCCCGCAGCCGAAACACCCCCTACGAGGGGCGTGAGCTGCCGGGCCGCGTCACCCATACCTTCCTGCGGGGCCGTGCCACGGTCGTCGACGGGAAGCTCGCGTGA
- a CDS encoding aspartate carbamoyltransferase catalytic subunit, which produces MKRHLISAADLTRDDAVLILDTAEEMARVADRPIKKLPTLRGRTVVNLFFEDSTRTRISFEAAAKRLSADVINFSAKGSSVSKGESLKDTALTLEAMGADAVVIRHGASGAPYRLATSGWIDGAVVNAGDGTHEHPTQALLDAFTMRRRLVGADAGLGRDLDGRRITIVGDILHSRVARSNVHLLTTLGAHVTLVAPPTLVPVGVEQWPCDISYSLDDVLAKSDAVMMLRVQRERMNAAYFPTEREYSRRYGLDGQRMAKMPEHAIVMHPGPMVRGMEITAEVADSDRCTVVEQVANGVSIRMAVLYLLLGGSDTALSAPTRTESPARTEETK; this is translated from the coding sequence ATGAAGCGCCACCTCATCTCGGCCGCCGACCTCACCCGCGACGACGCCGTCCTGATCCTCGACACCGCCGAGGAGATGGCCCGGGTCGCGGACCGGCCGATCAAGAAGCTTCCCACCCTGCGCGGCCGTACCGTCGTCAACCTCTTCTTCGAGGACTCGACCCGGACCCGTATCTCCTTCGAGGCCGCCGCCAAGCGGCTCTCCGCCGACGTCATCAACTTCTCCGCCAAGGGCTCCTCCGTCTCCAAGGGCGAGTCCCTCAAGGACACCGCGCTGACTCTGGAGGCGATGGGCGCCGATGCCGTCGTCATCCGGCACGGAGCCTCCGGCGCCCCCTACCGGCTCGCCACCTCCGGCTGGATCGACGGGGCCGTGGTCAACGCCGGCGACGGCACCCATGAGCACCCGACCCAGGCCCTGCTGGACGCCTTCACCATGCGGCGCCGCCTCGTCGGGGCCGACGCCGGACTCGGCCGGGACCTCGACGGCCGCCGGATCACCATCGTCGGCGACATCCTGCACAGCCGCGTCGCCCGCTCCAACGTCCATCTGCTCACCACCCTGGGCGCACACGTCACCCTGGTGGCCCCGCCCACCCTGGTGCCCGTCGGCGTCGAACAGTGGCCCTGCGACATCAGCTACAGCCTGGACGACGTGCTCGCGAAGTCCGATGCGGTGATGATGCTGCGTGTGCAGCGCGAACGGATGAACGCCGCCTACTTCCCGACCGAGCGCGAATACTCCCGCCGCTACGGCCTGGACGGCCAGCGCATGGCGAAGATGCCCGAGCACGCCATCGTCATGCACCCCGGCCCGATGGTCCGCGGCATGGAGATCACCGCCGAGGTCGCCGACTCCGACCGCTGCACGGTCGTGGAGCAGGTCGCCAACGGCGTCTCCATCCGGATGGCCGTCCTCTACCTGCTGCTCGGCGGCTCCGACACCGCCCTGTCAGCCCCCACTCGTACCGAGAGCCCCGCCCGTACCGAGGAGACCAAGTAA
- the pyrR gene encoding bifunctional pyr operon transcriptional regulator/uracil phosphoribosyltransferase PyrR, whose amino-acid sequence MDAQHDDTGNAARPVLEAPDIARVLTRIAHEIVERAKGADDVVLLGIPTRGVFLARRLADKLEEITGRKMPVGSLDITMYRDDLRLRPARALARTDIPGEGIEGKLVVLVDDVLFSGRTIRAALDALGDIGRPRAVQLAVLVDRGHRELPIRADYVGKNLPTSLRETVRVQLAEEDGRDAVLLGVQQAAPADAQ is encoded by the coding sequence ATGGACGCACAGCACGACGACACCGGCAACGCGGCGCGCCCCGTTCTCGAGGCCCCCGACATCGCCCGTGTTCTGACCCGTATCGCCCACGAGATCGTCGAACGCGCCAAGGGCGCCGACGACGTGGTGCTGCTCGGCATCCCGACGCGGGGCGTCTTCCTCGCCCGCCGGCTCGCCGACAAACTCGAAGAGATCACCGGCCGGAAGATGCCGGTCGGCTCCCTCGACATCACCATGTACCGCGACGACCTGAGGCTGCGCCCGGCGCGCGCCCTGGCCCGTACGGACATCCCCGGCGAGGGCATCGAGGGGAAGCTGGTCGTCCTCGTCGACGACGTGCTCTTCTCCGGCCGCACGATCCGCGCCGCACTCGACGCGCTCGGCGACATCGGCCGCCCGCGCGCCGTGCAGCTCGCGGTCCTCGTCGACCGCGGTCACCGCGAACTCCCGATCCGCGCCGACTACGTCGGCAAGAACCTCCCCACGTCGCTGCGGGAGACGGTCAGGGTCCAGCTCGCCGAGGAGGACGGCCGCGACGCCGTGCTGCTCGGTGTCCAGCAGGCCGCTCCCGCGGACGCGCAGTAG
- the bldD gene encoding transcriptional regulator BldD produces the protein MSSEYAKQLGAKLRAIRTQQGLSLHGVEEKSQGRWKAVVVGSYERGDRAVTVQRLAELADFYGVPVQELLPGTTPGGAAEPPPKLVLDLERLAHVPPEKAGPLQRYAATIQSQRGDYNGKVLSIRQDDLRTLAVIYDQSPSVLTEQLISWGVLDADARRAVSHDES, from the coding sequence ATGTCCAGCGAATACGCAAAACAGCTCGGGGCCAAACTCCGTGCCATCCGCACCCAGCAGGGCCTCTCCCTCCACGGCGTGGAGGAGAAGTCACAGGGCCGCTGGAAGGCCGTCGTGGTCGGTTCGTACGAGCGCGGCGACCGTGCCGTGACCGTACAGCGCCTCGCCGAGCTGGCGGATTTCTACGGGGTCCCGGTGCAGGAGCTGCTGCCCGGTACGACTCCGGGCGGGGCCGCCGAGCCGCCGCCGAAGCTCGTCCTGGACCTGGAGCGCCTCGCCCATGTCCCGCCGGAGAAGGCCGGTCCGCTCCAGCGCTACGCGGCGACCATCCAGAGCCAGCGCGGTGACTACAACGGCAAGGTGCTCTCGATCCGCCAGGACGACCTGCGCACCCTCGCCGTGATCTACGACCAGTCGCCGTCCGTGCTGACGGAGCAGCTGATCAGCTGGGGCGTGCTGGACGCGGACGCGCGTCGCGCGGTCTCCCACGACGAGAGCTGA
- the nusB gene encoding transcription antitermination factor NusB: protein MAARNKARKRAFQILFEADQRGESVQSVLADWVRHSRTDDRQPPVGEFTMELVEGYAQYADRIDDLIVTYAVDWEIDRMPVVDRSIIRLGAYELIWMDETPDAVVIDEAVQLAKEFSTDDSPSFVNGMLARFKDLKPNLRREQ, encoded by the coding sequence GTGGCTGCCCGGAACAAGGCCCGCAAGCGCGCCTTCCAGATCCTCTTCGAGGCCGACCAGCGCGGCGAGTCCGTGCAGAGCGTCCTCGCGGACTGGGTCCGGCACTCGCGGACCGACGACCGTCAGCCGCCGGTCGGCGAATTCACGATGGAGCTGGTCGAGGGGTACGCCCAGTACGCGGACCGAATCGACGACCTCATCGTCACCTATGCCGTGGACTGGGAGATCGACCGCATGCCGGTCGTCGACCGCAGCATCATCCGGCTCGGCGCGTACGAGCTGATCTGGATGGACGAGACCCCGGACGCCGTGGTGATCGACGAGGCGGTCCAGCTCGCCAAGGAGTTCTCCACCGACGACTCCCCGTCGTTCGTGAACGGCATGCTGGCCCGCTTCAAGGACCTCAAGCCGAACCTCCGCCGGGAGCAGTAG
- the efp gene encoding elongation factor P codes for MASTNDLKNGLVLKLDGGQLWSVVEFQHVKPGKGPAFVRTKLKNVLSGKVVDKTFNAGVKVDTATIDRRDMQFSYMDGEYFVFMDMDTYDQLMVDRKAVGNAANFLIEGFTASVAQHEGEVLYVELPAAVELTIQHTDPGVQGDRSTGGTKPATLETGYEIGVPLFITTGEKIKVDTRTGDYLGRVNS; via the coding sequence GTGGCTTCCACGAACGACCTCAAGAACGGCCTGGTGCTCAAGCTCGACGGAGGCCAGCTCTGGTCCGTCGTCGAGTTCCAGCACGTCAAGCCCGGCAAGGGCCCCGCCTTCGTGCGCACCAAGCTCAAGAACGTGCTCTCCGGCAAGGTCGTCGACAAGACGTTCAACGCCGGTGTGAAGGTCGATACGGCCACCATTGACCGCCGCGACATGCAGTTCTCGTACATGGACGGCGAGTACTTCGTGTTCATGGACATGGACACGTACGACCAGCTCATGGTCGACCGCAAGGCCGTCGGCAACGCCGCCAACTTCCTGATCGAGGGCTTCACCGCCTCCGTCGCCCAGCACGAGGGCGAGGTGCTCTACGTCGAGCTGCCCGCCGCGGTCGAGTTGACCATCCAGCACACGGACCCGGGCGTCCAGGGCGACCGCTCCACCGGTGGCACCAAGCCCGCCACCCTGGAGACCGGTTACGAGATCGGCGTGCCGCTCTTCATCACCACCGGCGAGAAGATCAAGGTCGACACCCGCACGGGCGACTACCTCGGCCGGGTGAACAGCTAA